A genomic region of Arachis hypogaea cultivar Tifrunner chromosome 5, arahy.Tifrunner.gnm2.J5K5, whole genome shotgun sequence contains the following coding sequences:
- the LOC112801086 gene encoding GCN5-related N-acetyltransferase 5, chloroplastic, which yields MAATLSLSLSLDPQTHHHHRFFFPNHHTRHFAYSLPNFHIYPSQSFKISSSTPSHSHSSTTSPPPPPPISSLYLDDPFRTGRFLTNDELDRLRFLESFVYSEDLKSGSMWVRVMRPDETDTTVALLAESFAESMMLPPGYAGLLRFLIKKYLLERRTLMPHMATLLGFYRENAPNQGEQQEQQVKFAGTVEVCFDQRGANTSMPSPLPPRNSPYICNMAVHKSLRRRGLGWHLLKASEELISQMSSSREVYLHCRMIDEAPFSMYEKANYKVVKTDSILVLLMLQRRKHLMCKKLPLSNMPSETDLSGSDE from the exons ATGGCCGCAAcactctccctctccctctctttagACCCCcaaacccaccaccaccaccgatTCTTCTTCCCCAACCACCACACGCGTCATTTCGCATATTCACTCCCAAATTTCCACATTTACCCTTCACAATCCTTCAAAATCTCATCTTCCACCCCTTCCCATTCTCACTCCTCAAcaacatcaccaccaccaccgccgccAATCTCCTCTCTGTACCTGGACGACCCCTTCCGCACAGGTCGCTTCCTCACCAACGACGAGCTCGACCGCCTCCGCTTCCTGGAATCCTTCGTCTACTCGGAGGACCTCAAATCCGGCTCCATGTGGGTCCGTGTGATGCGCCCCGACGAGACTGACACCACCGTCGCTCTCCTCGCCGAATCCTTCGCCGAGTCAATGATGCTGCCGCCGGGGTACGCTGGGCTGCTCAGGTTCCTCATCAAGAAGTACCTTCTGGAGAGGAGAACCCTCATGCCTCACATGGCCACACTCCTTGGATTCTACAGAGAAAACGCTCCTAATCAGggagaacaacaagaacaacaagTGAAATTCGCGGGAACTGTGGAGGTTTGCTTTGACCAGAGGGGTGCCAATACTTCCATGCCTTCGCCGCTTCCTCCGAGGAACTCGCCTTATATCTGTAACATGGCGGTTCACAAGTCGCTTCGGAG GAGGGGCCTTGGGTGGCATCTGCTGAAGGCAAGTGAGGAACTAATTTCTCAGATGAGTTCTTCAAGAGAGGTTTACTTGCACTGCAGAATGATTGACGAAGCTCCATTTAGCATGTATGaaaaagcaaattacaaagttGTAAAAACAGATAGTATTTTAGTCCTGCTGATGTTGCAGAGACGAAAGCACCTGATGTGCAAGAAACTTCCTCTGTCGAATATGCCTTCAGAAACAGATCTCTCTGGTTCAGATGAGTAA
- the LOC112801084 gene encoding probable serine/threonine-protein kinase PBL28 isoform X1, translating into MPFGLVSAWNKRRRSKSEDHTDPWVYRPAECWQLEEQVTRPAKRLHGSAVFTLKEMEEATCSFSDDNLLGKGGFGKVYRGILRSGEVVAIKKMALPAIKEAEGEREFRVEVDILSRLDHPNLVSLIGYCADGKHRFLVYEYMHNGNLQDHLNGIGERKMDWPLRLKVALGAAKGLAYLHSSSDVGIPIVHRDFKSTNILLDANFDAKISDFGLAKLMPEGQETHVTARVLGTFGYFDPEYTSTGKLTLQSDVYAFGVVLLELLTGRRAVDLNQGPNDQNLVLQVRHILNDRKKLRKVIDPEMARNSYTIQSIVMFANLASRCVRTDSNERPSMAECVQELLMIIYTNSKGLGMVMHSLRLI; encoded by the exons ATGCCATTTGGTCTGGTTTCAGCCTGGAACAAGCGCCGTCGAAGCAAGTCCGAAGATCATACTGACCCTT GGGTTTATAGACCTGCGGAGTGCTGGCAACTCGAAGAACAAGTGACACGGCCTGCGAAAAGACTGCATGGATCAGCTGTGTTCACTCTCAAGGAGATGGAAGAGGCAACATGTTCATTCAGTGATGACAATCTGCTAGGGAAAGGAGGATTCGGCAAAGTGTACCGCGGCATTTTACGGTCGGGAGAG GTCGTCGCAATCAAGAAGATGGCGCTGCCAGCAATTAAAGAAGCCGAGGGGGAACGTGAGTTCCGAGTTGAAGTGGACATCTTGAGCAGACTCGACcacccaaatcttgtttctttgATAGGCTACTGTGCTGATGGAAAACATAGATTCCTAGTATATGAATACATGCATAATGGAAACCTGCAAGATCATTTGAATG GAATTGGAGAACGAAAAATGGATTGGCCCCTAAGACTCAAAGTGGCACTAGGAGCTGCAAAAGGCCTTGCTTATCTCCACTCAAGTTCTGATGTTGGAATTCCCATTGTTCACAGAGATTTCAAATCAACCAATATTCTCTTAGATGCTAACTTTGATGCAAAG ATATCTGACTTTGGGCTTGCCAAGTTAATGCCAGAAGGTCAAGAGACACATGTCACGGCCAGAGTTCTTGGCACCTTTGGCTATTTTGATCCTGAGTATACATCG ACTGGGAAACTTACTCTGCAAAGTGATGTTTATGCTTTTGGTGTTGTTCTTCTGGAACTTTTGACTGGACGCCGAGCAGTTGATCTAAACCAAGGTCCCAATGATCAGAACCTTGTACTACAG GTGAGGCATATTCTGAATGATCGAAAGAAGCTGCGTAAGGTCATAGATCCAGAGATGGCCCGAAATTCTTACACTATTCAGTCTATAGTCATGTTTGCCAATCTGGCATCAAGATGCGTCCGAACTGATAGTAATGAGAGACCTTCAATGGCGGAATGTGTACAGGAACTCCTAATGATTATCTATACAAATTCAAAAGGTTTGGGAATGGTTATGCATAGTTTGAGATTGATCTAG
- the LOC112801084 gene encoding probable serine/threonine-protein kinase PBL28 isoform X2, which translates to MPFGLVSAWNKRRRSKSEDHTDPCIFLFLFSSSHALMAWVYRPAECWQLEEQVTRPAKRLHGSAVFTLKEMEEATCSFSDDNLLGKGGFGKVYRGILRSGEVVAIKKMALPAIKEAEGEREFRVEVDILSRLDHPNLVSLIGYCADGKHRFLVYEYMHNGNLQDHLNGIGERKMDWPLRLKVALGAAKGLAYLHSSSDVGIPIVHRDFKSTNILLDANFDAKISDFGLAKLMPEGQETHVTARVLGTFGYFDPEYTSTGKLTLQSDVYAFGVVLLELLTGRRAVDLNQGPNDQNLVLQVRHILNDRKKLRKVIDPEMARNSYTIQSIVMFANLASRCVRTDSNERPSMAECVQELLMIIYTNSKGLGMVMHSLRLI; encoded by the exons ATGCCATTTGGTCTGGTTTCAGCCTGGAACAAGCGCCGTCGAAGCAAGTCCGAAGATCATACTGACCCTTGtatttttctcttccttttttcttcttctcatgcTTTAATGGCTT GGGTTTATAGACCTGCGGAGTGCTGGCAACTCGAAGAACAAGTGACACGGCCTGCGAAAAGACTGCATGGATCAGCTGTGTTCACTCTCAAGGAGATGGAAGAGGCAACATGTTCATTCAGTGATGACAATCTGCTAGGGAAAGGAGGATTCGGCAAAGTGTACCGCGGCATTTTACGGTCGGGAGAG GTCGTCGCAATCAAGAAGATGGCGCTGCCAGCAATTAAAGAAGCCGAGGGGGAACGTGAGTTCCGAGTTGAAGTGGACATCTTGAGCAGACTCGACcacccaaatcttgtttctttgATAGGCTACTGTGCTGATGGAAAACATAGATTCCTAGTATATGAATACATGCATAATGGAAACCTGCAAGATCATTTGAATG GAATTGGAGAACGAAAAATGGATTGGCCCCTAAGACTCAAAGTGGCACTAGGAGCTGCAAAAGGCCTTGCTTATCTCCACTCAAGTTCTGATGTTGGAATTCCCATTGTTCACAGAGATTTCAAATCAACCAATATTCTCTTAGATGCTAACTTTGATGCAAAG ATATCTGACTTTGGGCTTGCCAAGTTAATGCCAGAAGGTCAAGAGACACATGTCACGGCCAGAGTTCTTGGCACCTTTGGCTATTTTGATCCTGAGTATACATCG ACTGGGAAACTTACTCTGCAAAGTGATGTTTATGCTTTTGGTGTTGTTCTTCTGGAACTTTTGACTGGACGCCGAGCAGTTGATCTAAACCAAGGTCCCAATGATCAGAACCTTGTACTACAG GTGAGGCATATTCTGAATGATCGAAAGAAGCTGCGTAAGGTCATAGATCCAGAGATGGCCCGAAATTCTTACACTATTCAGTCTATAGTCATGTTTGCCAATCTGGCATCAAGATGCGTCCGAACTGATAGTAATGAGAGACCTTCAATGGCGGAATGTGTACAGGAACTCCTAATGATTATCTATACAAATTCAAAAGGTTTGGGAATGGTTATGCATAGTTTGAGATTGATCTAG
- the LOC112801087 gene encoding MLP-like protein 423, translated as MATRGKLEVDIELKSSADKFWKTIRESTEIFPKAFPHDYKSIEVLEGDGKAAGSVRHITYGEGSSLVKSSKERIEAADDEKKTVSYAVIEGDLLEYYKKFKGHIAVTTADNGCEVKWTAEYEKTCHEIPDPSAVKDFAVKNFLEVDQYIIQQAAS; from the exons ATGGCTACTCGTGGAAAGCTTGAGGTAGACATTGAACTGAAGTCAAGTGCAGATAAGTTCTGGAAAACAATTAGGGAGTCCACAGAAATATTCCCTAAGGCTTTTCCACATGATTACAAAAGCATTGAGGTTCTTGAGGGTGATGGCAAGGCTGCTGGTTCTGTCCGCCATATCACTTATGGTGAAG GGTCATCATTGGTGAAATCATCAAAAGAGAGGATAGAAGCTGCGGATGATGAGAAGAAGACAGTGAGCTATGCGGTGATCGAAGGTGACCTCTTAGAGTACTACAAGAAGTTCAAGGGACACATTGCCGTCACAACCGCCGACAACGGCTGCGAGGTTAAATGGACGGCTGAGTATGAAAAGACCTGCCATGAGATTCCCGATCCATCCGCCGTCAAGGACTTTGCCGTCAAGAACTTCCTCGAGGTCGATCAATACATTATTCAACAAGCAGCTTCTTAA